The proteins below are encoded in one region of Syntrophotalea carbinolica DSM 2380:
- a CDS encoding sodium-dependent transporter, with protein MLDSSRSRAQWGSRIGFILAAAGSAVGLGNIWKFPYITGNNGGGAFVLVYLVCIALVGLPIMIAELMIGRHTRRDAVGAFISLEGRRSPWQIAGWVSILAAFVILSYYSVVAGWTLDFILRALQGAFTTPLGTNTSQAADHVSTLFQGLIDSGPRQLMWHFIFISLCLGIVIGGVQKGIERWSKILMPILLGLLVLLFVNGMLSDGARQALNFMFRPDFQKLNPGAVLEALGHAFFTLSLGMAAMITYGSYLSRQDSLFGSGLRIALLDTGIALMAGLAIFPIVFSAGMQPGAGPGLVFQTIPVVFSNLPGGNILALLFFLLLAFAALTSAISLLESQVAYLIDERGWGRKQATAFLAILAFVVGIPSALSSNLLGHLTPIADLGVFDSIDLIASNYLLPVSGLLTALYVGWFWSGQEEKEELLAGGSGWIYPTWHFLIRFVAPVAVGVILYSKIEETGLFSFLGSIF; from the coding sequence ATGCTTGATTCGTCACGCTCCCGTGCCCAATGGGGCTCACGCATCGGCTTCATCCTGGCGGCCGCCGGCAGTGCCGTCGGTCTCGGCAACATCTGGAAATTCCCTTACATCACCGGCAACAACGGCGGCGGCGCCTTCGTTCTGGTGTACCTGGTCTGCATCGCACTGGTCGGATTGCCGATCATGATTGCGGAGCTGATGATCGGCCGCCACACCCGGCGCGATGCCGTCGGCGCCTTTATCTCCCTGGAGGGCCGGCGCTCCCCCTGGCAGATAGCCGGTTGGGTCAGTATCCTCGCCGCTTTCGTTATCCTGTCCTATTATTCGGTGGTGGCCGGATGGACCCTGGACTTTATCCTGCGGGCGCTGCAAGGAGCCTTTACGACACCGCTTGGGACCAATACCAGCCAGGCCGCCGATCATGTCTCAACGCTGTTCCAGGGACTGATAGACAGCGGTCCGCGGCAACTGATGTGGCACTTTATCTTCATCTCGCTGTGCCTGGGCATCGTCATCGGCGGGGTACAGAAAGGCATCGAGCGGTGGAGTAAAATCCTCATGCCGATCCTGCTGGGGCTGCTGGTTCTGTTGTTTGTCAACGGCATGCTCAGCGACGGCGCGCGGCAGGCGCTGAACTTCATGTTTCGCCCCGACTTTCAAAAACTGAACCCCGGCGCCGTGCTGGAAGCCCTGGGACATGCCTTTTTCACCCTGTCCCTCGGCATGGCGGCCATGATCACCTACGGCTCCTACCTGAGTCGTCAGGACAGCCTTTTCGGCTCCGGCCTGCGCATTGCCCTGCTCGATACCGGCATCGCCCTGATGGCCGGCCTGGCCATTTTTCCCATCGTGTTTTCCGCCGGCATGCAACCCGGTGCCGGACCCGGGCTGGTTTTCCAGACCATTCCTGTGGTTTTTTCCAACCTTCCCGGGGGCAACATCCTGGCCCTGCTATTTTTTCTGTTGCTGGCCTTCGCAGCCTTGACCAGCGCCATCTCGCTGCTTGAATCCCAGGTCGCCTACCTCATCGACGAGCGCGGCTGGGGCCGCAAACAAGCCACCGCTTTCCTGGCCATACTGGCTTTCGTGGTCGGAATTCCATCGGCTCTTTCCAGCAATCTACTGGGACATCTGACGCCCATCGCCGATCTTGGCGTGTTCGATTCCATCGATCTGATCGCGTCCAACTACCTGTTGCCTGTCAGCGGGCTGCTCACCGCTTTGTACGTCGGCTGGTTCTGGAGCGGCCAGGAAGAGAAAGAGGAACTGTTGGCCGGCGGCTCAGGCTGGATCTATCCGACCTGGCATTTTTTGATCCGCTTCGTGGCACCTGTGGCGGTTGGTGTTATCCTTTATAGCAAGATCGAGGAAACGGGCCTGTTTTCATTTTTGGGGAGCATCTTCTGA
- a CDS encoding Maf family protein: MMSDPNNAPQDHDSGIVLASASPRRSQLLAGVGIAFDVVPSDAPEESVPEETPQQHAIRLSLLKAREVANRPEVKGRWFIGSDTIVVRDATILGKPRDARDAADMLGSLSGRSHCVISGYAVLDRITGKEVADAVTTVVRFRKLTDEEIQGYIATGEPFGKAGAYAIQGIGACMIPAIEGSYTNVVGLPLCEVVETLERLGAVRLFASDRPLCAHLDPPA, encoded by the coding sequence ATGATGTCTGATCCAAACAATGCTCCTCAGGACCATGATTCCGGCATCGTACTGGCGTCGGCATCGCCGCGGCGCAGTCAGCTGCTTGCCGGGGTAGGAATCGCCTTTGACGTCGTCCCCAGCGACGCACCGGAAGAGAGCGTGCCGGAGGAAACCCCGCAGCAGCACGCCATACGCTTGAGCTTGCTCAAAGCCCGCGAAGTGGCCAATCGCCCGGAGGTAAAAGGCCGCTGGTTCATCGGCAGCGACACCATCGTGGTGCGCGACGCCACCATCCTCGGCAAACCCCGCGACGCCCGTGATGCTGCGGATATGCTCGGCAGCTTGTCCGGGCGCAGCCATTGCGTCATCTCCGGCTATGCCGTCCTCGACCGCATCACGGGAAAGGAAGTGGCCGATGCGGTTACCACGGTGGTCAGGTTCCGAAAGTTGACAGATGAAGAGATTCAGGGGTACATTGCCACCGGTGAGCCCTTCGGCAAAGCTGGAGCATATGCCATTCAGGGCATCGGTGCCTGCATGATCCCCGCGATCGAAGGCAGCTATACCAACGTTGTCGGCTTGCCGCTTTGCGAAGTGGTGGAAACGCTGGAACGACTCGGCGCGGTGCGCCTGTTTGCATCGGACCGTCCCCTTTGCGCCCATCTCGATCCCCCAGCTTAA
- a CDS encoding YggS family pyridoxal phosphate-dependent enzyme, whose translation MSIQTNLQTIRERMNAACRRVNRNPEDVQLVAVSKTKPADMIEAAAAAGQSLFGENYVQEFLTKTEDVTVPVVWHFIGSLQSNKVKYLCGKVAMIHSVDRLSLAKEIDRQWGKSGETAQILIQVNLGQEESKSGTEEAALEDLVRKVAALPHIRICGLMALPPYLDDPEQVRPFFRRLRQLADMLAALNIPGVEMRELSMGMSHDFDVAIEEGATLVRVGSAIFGSRY comes from the coding sequence ATGAGCATTCAAACCAACCTGCAGACTATCCGCGAGCGTATGAACGCCGCCTGCCGACGCGTCAACCGCAACCCGGAGGACGTGCAACTCGTAGCCGTATCCAAGACCAAGCCAGCCGACATGATCGAAGCGGCAGCCGCGGCCGGCCAGTCTCTGTTCGGCGAAAATTACGTGCAGGAGTTTCTGACCAAAACCGAGGACGTCACCGTACCGGTTGTATGGCATTTTATCGGCAGCCTGCAATCCAACAAGGTCAAGTACCTGTGCGGCAAAGTCGCCATGATCCATTCCGTCGATCGTCTCTCCCTGGCCAAAGAGATCGACCGCCAGTGGGGCAAATCGGGGGAAACCGCGCAGATCCTTATCCAGGTCAACCTTGGCCAGGAAGAAAGCAAGTCGGGCACCGAGGAGGCCGCCCTCGAGGATCTGGTACGCAAGGTGGCCGCCCTGCCTCACATACGCATTTGTGGTTTGATGGCCCTGCCCCCTTATCTGGACGACCCCGAACAGGTAAGACCTTTTTTCCGCCGCTTGCGGCAACTCGCCGACATGCTGGCCGCCCTGAATATCCCCGGCGTAGAGATGCGGGAGCTGTCCATGGGCATGAGCCACGACTTTGACGTCGCCATTGAGGAGGGAGCCACGCTGGTACGGGTCGGCTCCGCGATTTTCGGTTCCCGTTATTGA
- a CDS encoding LysM peptidoglycan-binding domain-containing protein translates to MKTICKALAVLCLLFPLAATAQTPEPIYTIKKGDTLWGISEKFIKDPYYWPNLWANNPFITNPHFIYPGQQVAIRDGRLVLLPGHAEETTAPPADTASESLPIEPTEEITVKGVAGNEGFVTLDALEQAGTLVDATDDRIMLGKHDQVFVKINTPDVQLGAVYSLVDLGEKIKHPVSNKVLGHRVSFLGTAEIIDISPSVATAVIRSSVKEITRGALLLPLQPANREIVLKKATAPLLGSVIANSREKLALSQHDVIYLDLGDEDGLQVGNMVYLSRPRETTHRVLPDHDVELPDELLGAAVVLSTQPRTSTALILKSVNPIYAGDRVSTPDE, encoded by the coding sequence ATGAAAACCATCTGCAAAGCACTGGCGGTCTTGTGCCTGCTGTTCCCGCTTGCAGCTACAGCACAAACACCGGAGCCAATCTACACCATTAAAAAAGGCGACACCCTGTGGGGCATCTCCGAAAAATTCATCAAAGACCCCTACTACTGGCCCAATCTGTGGGCCAATAATCCCTTTATCACCAACCCCCACTTCATCTATCCGGGGCAGCAGGTCGCCATTCGCGACGGACGGCTGGTGTTGCTGCCGGGGCACGCCGAGGAGACAACCGCGCCGCCCGCAGACACCGCGTCTGAGAGCCTGCCGATCGAGCCGACGGAGGAAATCACCGTCAAAGGCGTGGCCGGAAACGAAGGTTTCGTCACCCTCGATGCTCTGGAACAGGCCGGAACCCTGGTCGATGCCACCGACGACCGCATTATGCTCGGCAAACACGATCAGGTATTTGTAAAAATCAATACTCCCGATGTACAGCTCGGCGCTGTCTACTCCCTGGTCGACCTGGGAGAAAAGATCAAACATCCCGTCAGCAACAAGGTTCTCGGCCACCGGGTCAGTTTCCTCGGAACTGCCGAAATCATCGACATCTCCCCTTCGGTCGCCACCGCTGTCATTCGAAGCTCCGTCAAAGAGATCACCCGCGGTGCCCTCCTGCTGCCTCTGCAGCCGGCCAATCGTGAAATCGTGCTGAAAAAAGCCACCGCCCCCCTGCTGGGGAGCGTCATCGCCAACAGCCGGGAAAAACTCGCATTGAGCCAGCACGATGTGATTTATCTCGACCTTGGCGACGAAGACGGTTTGCAGGTCGGCAACATGGTATACCTGTCCCGTCCCCGCGAAACCACTCACCGGGTATTGCCCGACCATGACGTGGAATTGCCGGACGAACTGCTGGGCGCCGCCGTGGTACTGAGTACGCAACCGCGAACCTCAACGGCCCTGATCCTCAAATCGGTCAACCCCATTTATGCCGGCGACCGGGTTTCCACTCCCGACGAGTAG
- the dprA gene encoding DNA-processing protein DprA gives MTPKEQAWLRLHLTPGLGRAGIIRLMEAFGSPEAALIASPREWQKRARIRAAVAEALPAENSPLYLQTLEELTQLEVGILSLWDEKRYPALLRTIYDPPALLYIRGTLTEQPGLAVVGARKATVAARQNTHHLCRQLAAQGIAIVSGLARGIDRSAHEGALAAGGHTVAVLGCGIDRIYPAENKQLFNDILDQGGAILSEYPPGAPPLARHFPGRNRIISGICRAVLVVEAAQRSGSLITAEFALEQGREVFALPGPICNPASHGTNQLLKDGAHLVTEAADILQIFMPGRSAPECVPADDGMVKKLSGTALKVYQALQDTPLHVDELARKCGLTPMEVSAILLHLELEDGAIQLPGMRFVRKRST, from the coding sequence ATGACACCCAAAGAACAGGCGTGGTTGCGGCTGCATCTGACCCCGGGACTGGGGCGCGCCGGTATCATCCGCCTGATGGAAGCATTCGGTTCGCCCGAAGCCGCCCTTATCGCCAGTCCCCGGGAATGGCAAAAACGCGCCAGGATCCGCGCCGCCGTAGCCGAGGCGCTGCCGGCAGAAAACTCTCCCCTGTATCTGCAGACCCTTGAGGAATTAACGCAGCTGGAAGTCGGCATCCTGTCGCTGTGGGATGAAAAGCGCTACCCTGCCTTGCTTCGCACCATCTACGACCCGCCCGCCCTGCTCTATATCCGGGGAACCCTGACCGAACAACCCGGTCTTGCCGTCGTGGGTGCGCGAAAAGCCACCGTCGCCGCCCGCCAGAACACGCACCATCTATGTCGCCAGCTTGCCGCCCAAGGCATCGCGATTGTCAGCGGACTGGCCCGCGGCATCGATCGGTCCGCTCACGAAGGGGCCCTGGCCGCTGGCGGTCACACCGTAGCCGTCCTCGGTTGCGGCATAGATCGCATCTATCCGGCGGAAAACAAGCAGCTTTTCAACGACATATTGGATCAGGGCGGCGCCATCCTGTCGGAATACCCACCTGGAGCACCACCCCTGGCCAGGCATTTCCCGGGACGCAACCGCATTATCAGCGGCATATGTCGCGCAGTGCTGGTGGTTGAAGCGGCGCAGCGCAGCGGTTCTTTGATTACCGCAGAATTCGCCTTGGAACAGGGCCGCGAAGTGTTCGCCCTCCCCGGCCCCATCTGCAATCCCGCCAGTCACGGCACCAATCAACTCCTTAAAGATGGCGCTCACCTGGTTACCGAAGCCGCGGATATCCTGCAAATTTTCATGCCGGGACGATCCGCCCCGGAGTGCGTACCGGCCGACGATGGCATGGTCAAAAAACTCTCCGGCACCGCCCTGAAGGTTTACCAGGCGTTGCAGGACACCCCCTTGCACGTCGACGAGCTGGCCAGGAAATGCGGCTTGACTCCTATGGAGGTTTCCGCTATTTTACTCCACTTAGAACTTGAGGACGGAGCAATTCAGCTACCCGGAATGCGCTTTGTGCGCAAACGGAGCACCTGA
- the trmFO gene encoding methylenetetrahydrofolate--tRNA-(uracil(54)-C(5))-methyltransferase (FADH(2)-oxidizing) TrmFO, with product MNPTHSQQPHLTIIGAGLAGCEAAWQAAALGVQVTLHEMKPTSFSPAHQSADLAELVCSNSLRGAGMNNAVGCLKEELRRCATLFMQAADATAVPAGGALAVDRDAFSRYITEHIEQHPLITLQRNEQCSVPPEGTVIIASGPLTSDALAPHLAQLTGSRHLYFYDAIAPIIEADSIDFSIAWKASRYGRGGDDYINCPMSRDEYMTFVEALKTADKVAGKDFEKVIHFEGCMPIEEMARRGDMTLAFGPMKPVGLPDPRTGKDPFAVVQLRQDNLHATLFNMVGFQTKLTYPEQRRIFRTIPGLQDARFARLGSMHRNTFINAPRCLDQHLRLTSDPRMFFAGQITGVEGYVESAACGFLAGLFAAGQLTDHAVPLPPATTGLGALLGHLSHSSPDDFQPMNVNYGLFPPLEGRKRKRSERRLAMAERALRDLEPWRQRVLSHIPDLKPFPAEDSDDV from the coding sequence ATGAATCCTACACACAGCCAACAGCCCCATCTGACCATCATCGGCGCCGGCCTGGCCGGATGCGAAGCGGCATGGCAAGCTGCCGCCCTTGGGGTGCAGGTGACCCTGCATGAAATGAAACCCACCAGTTTCTCCCCGGCGCACCAAAGTGCGGACCTGGCCGAACTGGTCTGTTCCAACAGTTTGCGCGGAGCCGGCATGAACAATGCCGTCGGTTGCCTAAAAGAAGAATTGCGCCGCTGTGCGACGCTGTTCATGCAGGCCGCCGATGCTACCGCCGTCCCTGCCGGGGGCGCGCTGGCGGTCGATCGCGACGCTTTCTCCCGCTATATTACCGAGCACATCGAACAGCATCCCCTTATCACCCTGCAACGCAACGAACAATGCTCGGTTCCCCCCGAAGGCACGGTCATTATTGCCTCGGGCCCGCTCACCTCCGACGCGCTGGCACCCCATCTGGCGCAGCTGACCGGCAGCCGGCACCTGTACTTTTACGATGCCATCGCCCCTATCATCGAAGCGGACAGCATCGACTTCAGCATCGCCTGGAAAGCCTCGCGTTATGGGCGCGGCGGAGACGACTATATCAACTGCCCGATGTCCCGCGACGAATACATGACCTTTGTCGAAGCCCTCAAAACCGCCGACAAGGTGGCGGGCAAGGACTTTGAAAAAGTTATTCATTTCGAGGGCTGCATGCCCATCGAGGAAATGGCCCGACGCGGCGACATGACGCTGGCCTTCGGCCCCATGAAGCCGGTCGGCCTGCCCGATCCGCGCACCGGTAAAGATCCTTTCGCCGTCGTCCAGCTACGCCAGGACAACCTGCATGCAACCCTGTTTAACATGGTCGGCTTCCAGACCAAGCTCACCTATCCGGAACAGCGGCGTATCTTCCGCACCATTCCGGGACTGCAAGACGCCCGGTTCGCACGTCTGGGCAGCATGCACCGCAACACCTTCATCAACGCTCCGCGTTGCCTGGATCAGCACCTGCGCCTCACATCCGATCCGCGCATGTTTTTCGCCGGCCAGATCACCGGCGTGGAAGGGTACGTCGAATCGGCGGCCTGCGGCTTTCTGGCCGGCCTGTTCGCAGCCGGCCAGTTGACCGACCATGCCGTGCCGCTGCCACCGGCGACCACCGGTCTCGGCGCATTGCTCGGTCATTTGTCGCACTCCAGTCCCGACGACTTTCAGCCGATGAATGTCAATTACGGCCTGTTCCCTCCCCTGGAGGGGCGCAAACGCAAACGATCCGAACGCCGCCTGGCCATGGCAGAGCGGGCCCTGCGGGATCTGGAACCCTGGCGCCAGCGGGTACTCTCCCATATACCTGATCTCAAGCCTTTTCCCGCGGAGGACTCCGATGATGTCTGA
- the ybgF gene encoding tol-pal system protein YbgF yields MTRFYLFFVLSSLLLSGCAMTSPGTRPGTAPGGTALRSTIEAQRQEIEQLSMRLDTLEQNLAGQQKQLAALQAAAAAQKVTYTGENTISAGHTTGTGADQTPASATKIYLKAFGDYASGRYHQGIKGFESFLDHFPANNYAGNAQFWLGECYYNLGQYDRAVQEFQKVVDNYPLSGKAPEALLRMAPALRQLNQYEKARQALQALQQRYPNSAAARKAMIEP; encoded by the coding sequence ATGACACGTTTTTACCTTTTTTTCGTCCTTTCCAGCCTCCTGCTTTCAGGATGTGCCATGACCTCACCCGGCACCCGCCCCGGCACCGCCCCGGGAGGGACGGCCCTTAGATCGACGATCGAGGCCCAGCGCCAGGAGATTGAGCAATTGAGCATGCGGCTGGACACCCTTGAACAAAATCTGGCCGGGCAGCAAAAGCAGCTGGCAGCGCTACAGGCAGCTGCGGCGGCACAAAAAGTCACCTACACCGGGGAAAACACCATCTCTGCGGGACATACCACGGGCACCGGAGCCGATCAGACTCCCGCCTCTGCAACCAAAATCTACCTGAAGGCATTCGGCGATTACGCTTCCGGCCGTTATCACCAAGGCATAAAAGGCTTTGAAAGCTTTTTGGATCATTTCCCAGCCAACAATTATGCCGGCAATGCTCAATTTTGGCTCGGAGAATGCTACTACAACCTGGGACAATACGATCGCGCCGTCCAGGAGTTTCAAAAAGTTGTCGATAATTACCCGCTCAGCGGCAAAGCACCGGAGGCCCTGCTGCGCATGGCACCGGCCTTGCGCCAGCTTAATCAGTATGAAAAGGCACGCCAGGCCCTGCAGGCGCTGCAACAGCGTTACCCAAACAGCGCTGCAGCGCGCAAAGCCATGATCGAGCCCTGA
- a CDS encoding DUF494 domain-containing protein: MTGNPLKERVLAIVSIIAHYIMEDGQLPANGDLIEELLSVGFEAEEIDAAFNWMENLSLHQSTDPSARPLAVPSQRIFTAEETQAIARDARGFLMRIREMGIIDENILEEIIQKALHTEEDEISLKDIKTLTALTLFSHSHHEWMREVDCFMDDDWTRLYH; the protein is encoded by the coding sequence ATGACCGGAAACCCCCTTAAAGAACGGGTGTTGGCCATCGTCAGCATCATCGCCCACTACATCATGGAAGATGGGCAACTGCCGGCCAACGGAGACCTTATCGAGGAACTGCTGTCAGTCGGGTTCGAAGCTGAAGAGATCGATGCGGCTTTCAACTGGATGGAAAACCTGTCCCTGCACCAGAGCACCGATCCCTCTGCCCGCCCCCTGGCCGTCCCCAGCCAACGTATCTTTACAGCCGAAGAAACCCAGGCCATCGCACGCGATGCGCGCGGATTCCTGATGCGCATACGCGAGATGGGTATCATCGACGAAAATATTCTGGAGGAAATCATCCAGAAAGCTTTGCACACCGAAGAAGACGAAATCAGCCTGAAGGATATCAAAACCCTTACAGCCCTGACCCTCTTCTCCCATTCCCATCACGAATGGATGCGCGAAGTCGACTGTTTTATGGATGATGACTGGACTCGGCTTTATCACTGA
- the topA gene encoding type I DNA topoisomerase gives MAQSLVIVESPAKAKTIEKFLGPGYKVLASYGHVRALPSKQGSVDVEHNFSPLYHVLPESQKHIELLKKEAKKSRELILATDPDREGEAIAWHLLEALGIDENAKSPEVKRVTFHEITKGAIQEAISKPGHIARELVDAQQARSILDYLVGFNLSPFLWKKIRYGLSAGRVQSVALRLICEREKEIQAFEAREYWTIETRLATEQGSVFPARLYAVDGNSLGKFDINQEAQALELVKAIGSEAFQVEKLKKTSKKRNPAAPFTTSTLQQEASRKLGFSARKTMTVAQKLYEGIDVGNGLEGLITYMRTDSVALSQVATGEARELITRMYGEDYALDKPRVFKNKAKNAQEAHEAVRPTSLSNLPDQIKAHLSSDQFKLYRLIWQRTVASQMATAQLEATTVDIRAGERFVFRASGQVVRFPGFMKLYIEDTDKDEDQDRQEEGTLPPLEQEQPLDCQEVQPSQHFTQPPPRFTEASLVKTLEEHGIGRPSTYASIINTLTTRKYVRLEKRAFYTEDVGMVVNDLLVNHFNKYVDYDFTAQLEEDLDAISRGEREWQPVLKDFWEPFISRLKEKETQISKQDVTTEKTDRICPECGKPLVIKLGRSGRFLACSGFPDCRYTEPLAGQEREEPVMSDQTCEKCGAPMLIKQGRYGKFLACSAYPECKNIQPLVKPKALGITCPQCGEGELMEKKSRYGKIFYSCNRYPKCKYALWDLPIEEPCPKCKFPLVVEKTTKRQGTFRKCPQEDCDWTVVLIPPEPKAATKKTTTQKTAAKKTPAKKTAAKKTTAAKPAEKKTASKKSAAAKPAAKKTAAKKTTTTKAATQKAAPKKTAAKKATKKEE, from the coding sequence ATGGCACAATCCCTGGTAATAGTCGAATCGCCCGCCAAGGCGAAAACCATCGAAAAATTTCTCGGCCCGGGCTATAAGGTCCTGGCTTCCTATGGCCACGTCCGCGCCTTGCCCAGCAAACAGGGCTCGGTCGACGTGGAGCATAATTTTTCCCCCCTTTACCACGTTCTCCCCGAAAGCCAGAAACACATCGAGCTGCTGAAAAAAGAAGCCAAAAAGAGCCGGGAACTGATTCTGGCCACTGACCCCGACCGCGAAGGGGAGGCTATCGCCTGGCACTTGCTGGAGGCTCTCGGGATCGACGAAAACGCAAAAAGCCCTGAGGTCAAACGGGTTACTTTTCACGAAATCACCAAAGGCGCCATCCAGGAAGCCATCTCCAAACCCGGACATATCGCACGGGAGTTGGTCGATGCCCAGCAGGCGCGCTCCATACTCGACTATCTGGTCGGCTTCAATCTGTCGCCCTTTTTGTGGAAAAAGATCCGTTACGGACTGTCCGCCGGACGGGTGCAATCCGTTGCACTGCGCCTGATCTGCGAGCGGGAAAAAGAGATTCAGGCTTTTGAAGCGCGTGAATACTGGACCATCGAAACCCGACTGGCCACGGAGCAGGGCAGCGTGTTTCCAGCCCGGCTGTATGCCGTCGACGGGAACAGTCTCGGCAAGTTCGACATTAACCAGGAAGCGCAGGCCCTGGAACTGGTCAAAGCGATCGGCAGCGAAGCGTTTCAGGTGGAGAAGCTCAAAAAAACCTCCAAAAAACGCAATCCCGCAGCGCCCTTCACCACCAGCACCCTGCAACAGGAAGCCAGTCGCAAACTCGGTTTTTCCGCACGCAAAACCATGACGGTGGCCCAGAAACTGTATGAGGGGATCGATGTCGGCAACGGACTCGAAGGTCTGATCACCTACATGCGTACCGACTCGGTGGCCCTGTCGCAGGTCGCCACCGGTGAAGCTCGCGAACTCATCACCCGCATGTACGGCGAGGACTACGCCCTCGACAAGCCGCGCGTATTTAAAAACAAAGCTAAAAACGCCCAGGAAGCCCATGAGGCGGTGCGACCCACCTCGCTGTCCAACCTGCCGGACCAGATCAAAGCCCATTTGAGCTCCGACCAGTTCAAACTCTACCGGCTGATCTGGCAGCGTACCGTGGCATCGCAGATGGCTACCGCCCAGCTGGAAGCCACCACCGTCGACATCCGCGCCGGCGAACGCTTCGTATTCCGGGCCTCCGGCCAGGTCGTCCGCTTCCCCGGCTTCATGAAGCTGTATATCGAGGACACCGACAAGGACGAGGACCAGGACCGTCAGGAAGAAGGTACCTTGCCGCCACTGGAACAGGAACAGCCCCTGGATTGCCAGGAAGTGCAGCCTTCCCAGCACTTCACCCAGCCCCCGCCTCGCTTTACCGAGGCCAGTCTGGTCAAAACCCTTGAGGAACACGGCATCGGCCGCCCCTCAACCTATGCCTCCATCATCAACACCCTCACCACCCGCAAATACGTGCGTCTGGAAAAACGCGCTTTTTATACCGAAGACGTGGGAATGGTGGTCAACGATTTGCTGGTCAACCACTTCAACAAATACGTCGATTACGATTTTACCGCCCAGTTGGAAGAAGATCTCGACGCCATCTCCCGCGGCGAGCGGGAATGGCAACCGGTACTGAAGGATTTCTGGGAACCGTTCATCTCCCGGCTGAAGGAAAAGGAGACCCAGATCTCCAAGCAGGATGTCACCACGGAAAAGACCGATCGTATCTGCCCCGAGTGCGGCAAGCCCCTGGTCATCAAACTGGGGCGTTCCGGTCGTTTCCTGGCCTGCTCCGGATTCCCGGATTGCCGCTATACCGAGCCGTTGGCCGGACAGGAACGCGAAGAGCCGGTCATGTCCGATCAGACCTGCGAAAAATGCGGCGCCCCCATGCTCATCAAACAGGGGCGCTACGGCAAGTTCCTGGCTTGCTCGGCGTATCCGGAGTGCAAAAACATTCAACCCCTGGTCAAACCCAAGGCCCTCGGTATCACCTGCCCGCAATGCGGCGAAGGCGAACTGATGGAGAAGAAAAGCCGCTATGGCAAAATCTTCTACTCCTGCAACCGTTACCCGAAATGCAAATACGCGCTGTGGGATCTGCCCATTGAAGAGCCTTGCCCCAAATGCAAGTTTCCGCTGGTGGTGGAAAAAACCACCAAACGCCAGGGGACCTTCCGCAAGTGCCCGCAAGAAGATTGCGACTGGACGGTTGTTTTGATTCCGCCTGAGCCCAAGGCCGCAACCAAAAAGACCACAACCCAAAAAACCGCGGCCAAGAAGACCCCGGCGAAAAAAACGGCGGCTAAAAAAACTACGGCAGCGAAACCGGCTGAAAAGAAAACTGCGAGCAAAAAATCCGCAGCGGCAAAACCGGCCGCAAAGAAAACCGCGGCAAAAAAGACCACAACCACCAAGGCGGCCACCCAAAAAGCCGCCCCGAAAAAAACTGCGGCCAAGAAGGCGACCAAGAAAGAAGAGTAA